A portion of the Toxoplasma gondii ME49 chromosome VIIb, whole genome shotgun sequence genome contains these proteins:
- a CDS encoding WD domain, G-beta repeat-containing protein (encoded by transcript TGME49_257560) — protein MSSDEEEMRAIRVGRQFKTRAERREEDAARARAAHVQRIVEEEDSAGDEGEAGEDRESDADASFGPSALRRARHSGFPSSLTKGGRIAAETPSDEDSDEDFGPQPLASAATSSPVRAEKWCLRRPTSCTAEEDSDDDASFGPQPLRSSPSESPHSSVSVSSRAGCVPDKTTGIAAKAPSSGEEGSQSDASEPERASSRLAPLSFDDDEDFLLGLAPEPSASPAALAASSAATSCSGDNGRRNETDEPKFRVPQGSSRSSRRKGSASEEEQDEADEDDEGEDDLVDPEEAEAAALRTAIGLPSAFGLAGARKPECRDSIVKARSKWKASSGVAGASSPSQSAEGKQLKRSEEDGSEEDGEAKKEGARGSLKQDSDEDESEQAARPGESAEDEMWRSLGLPVSLEVSVPAHQPSLASALALNPKANRMATGGSDGVVRFWDFQGMTSRMRSYRQVTPVEKHTVEAMAFSSRNDLLLVASGDSQCRVYNSQDPSQPIVTTTKGDMYIRDVSHTKGHTHKVLDCHFHPLDKNLFVSCGLDASVRLWDLNAPLYGMLQTLPHVACLKAVDRRGLNSSATHCTSCMFTPTAAKIVVVGCADGSLQMWGNVGSKKNFGRPDAIVRDIQMSASGASAAAGSRSNMARGGVTGLQTWRGGEGGFENAILSLRSFRDDYRFVSRGGDGLLALWDLRKFKTPVKLVEGLPTASHRAGVCLSPDEKYVCTTSQRGGRSRKEKPFDGSSASVSSSLDEASGSLEVFSADNLSRVAAFPLAPGVQPLRVEWPQETNQVLCSCSDGSVSIFFDRTLSQKGALLFVDTPQGRRRREEEEAGESLVFAKEYIFVPGQLPDGYKETFDGKIIKVKPRGKERLRRFLETQKTSVPPRPAKEGYGGANVGGGNRSQHLLKKLGLLDPEKLRQEEERDPVEALRAYAAKTEKAGLESQLISRAYAVTQPNPVLNADMEEEDEDEFLKHRERCPRCALRMCQCGYMEEMEKRGAGCRGDSPDRGKKKQRTAAAEHVERR, from the exons ATGTCGagtgacgaagaggaaatgcGCGCCATCCGTGTGGGCCGTCAGTTCAAAACTCGGGCGGAGCGGCGGGAGGAGGATGCAGCGCGAGCAAGAGCAGCGCATGTTCAGCGCATtgtggaagaggaagactcagcgggcgacgaaggagaagctggagaggaccgcgagagcgacgccgaCGCTTCCTTCGGTCCGTCGGCTCTTCGAAGAGCCCGTCACTCTGgatttccttcctctctaACTAAAGGAGGAAGAATCGCCGCCGAGACGCCGAGCGACGAGGATTCAGATGAGGACTTCGGACCCCAGCCGCTCGCGTCGGCTGCgacttcttcgcctgtcAGAGCGGAGAAATGGTGCCTCCGTCGACCCACCTCTTGTACAGCCGAAGAGGATTCAGATGATGACGCCTCCTTTGGTCCGCAGCcgcttcgttcctctccgtctgAGTCTCCTCactcgtctgtttctgtctcctcgcgcgcgGGGTGCGTCCCCGACAAGACCACCGGGATCGCCGCCAAGGCGCCTTCctcgggagaagaaggatcGCAGTCAGACGCTTCTGAGCCTGAACGCGCCTCCTCCCgactcgcgcctctctccttcgacgaTGACGAGGACTTCCTTCTGGGCCTGGCACCCGAGCCTTCCGCCTCCCCAGCCGCCTTGGCCGCTTCCTCCGCAGCGACCAGCTGCTCGGGAGATAACGGAAggaggaacgagacagacgaaCCCAAGTTCAGAGTCCCTCAAGGCTCCAGTCggagcagcagacgaaaaggaagcgcCTCCGAAGAGGAACAAGATGAGGCAGATGAAGatgacgaaggagaggacgaccTTGTCGatccagaagaagcagaagctgcagcgcTGAGGACCGCGATCGGCCTCCCCTCTGCCTTCGGTTTAGCGGGAGCGAGGAAGCCggagtgcagagacagcatcGTGAAAGCGAGGTCGAAGTGGAAGGCGTCGAGTGGAGTCGCCGGCGCGTCCTCGCCCTCTCAGTCCGCAGAGGGGAAGCAgttgaagagaagcgaagaagatggaagcgaagaagatggagaggcaaagaaggaaggcgcgCGGGGGTCACTCAAGCAGGATtccgacgaagacgaaagcgaacAAGCCGCGCGTCCCGGCGAgtctgcagaagacgaaatGTGGCGGTCTCTGGGCTTGCCCGTTTCCCTGGAAGTTTCAGTCCCGGCGCATCAGCCGTCTCTGGCGAGTGCTCTTGCTCTCAACCCCAAGGCAAACCGAATG GCAACGGGCGGCAGCGACGGAGTCGTGCGTTTCTGGGATTTCCAAGGCATGACAAGCCGAATGCGGAGTTACAGGCAAGTGACTCCTGTGGAGAAGCACACTGTCGAGGCGATGGCTTTCAGCAGCCGGAACGACCTTCTCTTAGTGGCCAGCGGCGATTCTCAGTGTCGTGTGTACAACTCTCAAGATCCGTCGCAGCCAATAGTGACCACGACAAAGGGAGACATGTACATTCGAGATGTCTCGCACACCAAAGGTCACACACACAAGGTTCTCGACTGTCACTTCCACCCGCTGGACAAGAACCTGTTTGTGTCTTGCGGCCTCGACGCGAGTGTACGCCTGTGGGACTTGAATGCGCCGCTGTACGGCATGCTGCAGACGCTTCCCCATGTCGCTTGTCTCAAAGCCGTTGATCGACGAGGCCTGAACAGCAGCGCGACCCACTGCACGAGTTGCATGTTCACCCCTACTGCAGCGAAGATAGTCGTGGTGGGATGTGCGGACGGCTCTCTCCAGATGTGGGGTAACGTCGGAAGCAAGAAGAACTTCGGTCGCCCTGACGCGATCGTTCGAGATATCCAGATGTCGGCCAGCGGAGCGTCTGCGGCCGCAGGGAGCAGGAGCAACATGGCCAGAGGGGGGGTCACCGGCTTGCAAACctggcgaggaggcgagggcgGATTCGAAAATGCGATTTTGTCGCTGAGGAGTTTTCGGGACGACTACCGGTTCGTGTCTCGAGGGGGCGATGGACTTTTGGCTCTCTGGGACCTCCGGAAGTTCAAAACGCCTGTGAAACTCGTCGAGGGCCTGCCCACAGCTAGTCACCGAGCGGGAGTTTGTCTCTCCCCCGATGAAAAGTACGTCTGCACAACCAGTCAACGCGGAGGGAggtcgaggaaggaaaagccATTCGACGGCTCCTCTGCGTCGgtttcgtcgtctctcgacGAGGCGAGTGGATCGCTGGAAGTCTTCAGTGCAGACAACTTGTCTCGGGTCGCTGCGTTCCCTCTGGCTCCCGGGGTTCAGCCGCTGCGCGTCGAGTGGCCTCAGGAGACGAACCAAGTGTTGTGTTCCTGCTCCGATGGCAGTGTTTCGATTTTCTTCGACCGAACGCTCTCGCAGAAGGGCGCCCTGCTCTTTGTGGACACACCACAGGGACGCCGAcgccgcgaggaagaggaggctGGCGAAAGTCTCGTCTTCGCGAAAGAGTACATTTTCGTCCCGGGCCAGCTTCCAGACGGCTACAAAGAGACCTTCGACGGAAAAATCATCAAGGTCAAACCCCGAGGGAAGGAGCGGCTGCGCCGCTttctggagacgcagaaaacctCTGTGCCGCCTCGACCGGCCAAGGAGGGCTACGGAGGCGCGAATGTCGGCGGTGGGAATAGAAGTCAGCACTTGCTGAAGAAGTTGGGACTTTTGGATCCGGAGAAACTGCGTCAGGAAGAGGAGCGGGACCCCGTCGAGGCCCTGAGGGCGTACGCGGCGAAGACCGAGAAGGCAGGGTTAGAGAGCCAGTTGATCAGCCGCGCGTATGCGGTGACGCAGCCGAATCCTGTGCTCAATGCAGACatggaggaggaagacgaagacgaattCCTGAAACACCGAGAAAGGTGTCCACGATGTGCGCTGCGCATGTGCCAGTGTGGCTACATggaggaaatggagaaacGGGGTGCAGGCTGTAGAGGCGACAGTCCCGacagggggaagaagaaacaacggaCGGCAGCAGCGGAGCACGTAGAGAGAAGGTAA